A stretch of the Thermus thermophilus genome encodes the following:
- a CDS encoding phospholipase D-like domain-containing protein — MLWVAMRRFLLLLWLLPLALAAPRLVVEPEDGVKPLLDLIASAREEILVKMYLWTPSRMDVVEALGEAVRRGVRVRVLLEREPSGGRVDLEVFQALKARGVEVRLTTPFRFVFVHEKSLVVDRKRAWVGTMNLTGSSFAANREYALILDDPKQVAEIARVFEADWEGQRLDLSRALLVWAPSRVLGGVKEGNARETLLALIRGAQRELFLEHQAMADPEVEAALKEALGRGVRVRILGSPQEPGDTYFLAGALRLKEAGALVRFLPDPYVHAKVLVRDGEEALLGSLNLSANSIQANRELAVRLAAREAPEAFRRLLSVMEGDWEKALPENPFALPPVEGVIPWQEAPRYFGRVATVEGVIQAVEERGTVAFLKFGPGESDLRLVVFPRSYGLFRQPFPESYLGKRVRARGRIVLYAGYYEIVLEGPENLEVVDGGP, encoded by the coding sequence ATGCTTTGGGTGGCCATGAGGCGTTTCCTCCTTTTGCTCTGGCTCCTCCCCCTGGCCCTGGCGGCGCCCCGCCTCGTGGTGGAGCCCGAGGACGGGGTCAAGCCCCTCCTGGACCTCATCGCCTCCGCCCGGGAGGAGATCCTGGTGAAGATGTACCTCTGGACCCCAAGCCGCATGGACGTGGTGGAGGCCCTGGGGGAGGCGGTGAGGCGGGGGGTGCGGGTGCGGGTCCTCCTGGAGCGGGAGCCCTCGGGGGGGCGGGTGGACCTCGAGGTCTTCCAGGCCCTTAAAGCGCGAGGGGTGGAGGTCAGGCTCACCACCCCCTTCCGCTTCGTCTTCGTCCACGAGAAGAGCCTGGTGGTGGACCGCAAGCGGGCCTGGGTGGGGACCATGAACCTCACGGGAAGCTCCTTCGCCGCCAACCGGGAGTACGCCCTCATCCTGGACGACCCCAAGCAGGTGGCCGAGATCGCCAGGGTCTTTGAGGCCGACTGGGAGGGGCAAAGGCTGGACCTCTCCCGAGCCCTGCTCGTCTGGGCGCCAAGCCGCGTCCTGGGCGGGGTGAAGGAGGGGAACGCCCGGGAAACCCTCCTCGCCCTCATCCGGGGGGCCCAAAGGGAGCTTTTCCTGGAGCACCAGGCCATGGCCGACCCCGAGGTGGAGGCCGCCCTGAAGGAGGCCCTGGGCCGGGGGGTGCGGGTCCGGATCCTGGGAAGCCCCCAGGAGCCCGGGGACACCTACTTCCTGGCGGGGGCCCTGAGGCTCAAGGAGGCGGGGGCCCTGGTGCGCTTCCTCCCCGACCCCTACGTCCACGCCAAGGTCCTGGTGCGGGACGGGGAAGAGGCCCTTTTGGGAAGCCTCAACCTGAGCGCCAACTCCATCCAGGCCAACCGGGAGCTCGCCGTGCGCCTCGCCGCCCGGGAGGCCCCCGAGGCCTTTAGGAGGCTCCTTTCCGTGATGGAAGGGGACTGGGAGAAGGCCCTTCCGGAAAACCCCTTCGCCCTCCCCCCGGTGGAGGGGGTCATCCCCTGGCAGGAGGCCCCCCGGTACTTCGGCCGCGTGGCCACGGTGGAGGGGGTGATCCAGGCGGTGGAGGAACGGGGCACGGTGGCCTTCCTCAAGTTCGGCCCCGGGGAAAGCGACCTCCGCCTGGTGGTCTTCCCGAGGAGCTACGGCCTCTTCCGCCAGCCCTTCCCCGAAAGCTACCTGGGGAAGCGGGTGCGGGCCCGGGGGAGGATCGTCCTCTACGCCGGCTACTACGAGATCGTCCTGGAAGGCCCGGAGAACCTGGAGGTGGTGGATGGAGGCCCTTAA
- a CDS encoding acetyl-CoA hydrolase/transferase family protein, protein MSYRKKLTSPEDAVGLIRSGMRVFVSGNAATPTPLLKALAARKDELENVELVHLLQMGEDPFASLEMEGHFRRRSLFVGPADREAVNQGRADYVPVMLHQVPWLFKRGILPLDAAIVQVSPPDEHGFCSLGVEVIATKAAVETAPIVIAMVNPRMPRTLGDTFVHVSRFTAIVEVDWPLPELKREGFGEVERRIGEHVAGLIEDGATLQMGIGAIPDAVLASLEGRKDLGVHTEMISDGVLEAWEKGLITGARKSLHPGKIVGTFVLGSERLYRFVHDNPLFELHPADYVNDPFVIAQNRKMVAINSAIEVDLTGQVVADSIGTRIYSGFGGQLDFIRGAARSEGGKPIIALPSTAKGQSRIVPYLKPGAGVVTTRADVHYVVTEWGVAELFGRSLRERAKALIAIAHPDFREALLQGAWERGLLPRGYPGVDLKGLEGKHGRP, encoded by the coding sequence ATGAGCTACCGCAAGAAGCTCACCTCCCCCGAGGACGCCGTGGGCCTGATCCGGTCCGGGATGCGGGTCTTCGTCTCCGGCAACGCCGCCACCCCCACGCCCCTCCTCAAGGCCCTCGCCGCCCGCAAGGACGAGCTGGAAAACGTGGAGCTCGTCCACCTCCTGCAGATGGGGGAAGACCCCTTCGCCTCTTTGGAAATGGAGGGGCACTTCAGAAGGCGCTCCCTCTTCGTGGGCCCCGCCGACCGGGAGGCGGTGAACCAGGGCCGGGCCGACTACGTGCCCGTCATGCTCCACCAGGTGCCCTGGCTCTTCAAGCGGGGCATCCTCCCCCTGGACGCGGCCATCGTCCAGGTGTCGCCTCCGGACGAGCACGGCTTCTGCTCCTTGGGGGTGGAGGTGATCGCCACGAAGGCGGCGGTGGAGACCGCCCCCATCGTTATCGCCATGGTGAACCCCAGGATGCCGAGAACCCTGGGGGACACCTTCGTCCACGTCTCCCGCTTCACCGCCATCGTGGAGGTGGACTGGCCGCTGCCGGAGCTCAAGCGGGAGGGGTTTGGCGAGGTGGAGCGGAGGATCGGGGAGCACGTGGCGGGCCTCATTGAGGACGGGGCCACCCTGCAGATGGGCATCGGGGCCATCCCCGACGCGGTCCTGGCGAGCCTGGAGGGCCGCAAGGACCTCGGGGTCCACACGGAGATGATCTCGGACGGGGTCCTCGAGGCCTGGGAAAAGGGCCTCATCACCGGGGCCAGGAAGTCCCTCCACCCCGGGAAGATCGTGGGCACCTTCGTCCTGGGCTCGGAGCGGCTCTACCGCTTCGTCCACGACAACCCCCTCTTTGAGCTCCACCCCGCCGACTACGTGAACGACCCCTTCGTCATCGCCCAAAACCGCAAGATGGTGGCCATCAACTCGGCCATTGAGGTGGACCTCACGGGCCAGGTGGTGGCGGACTCCATCGGCACCCGAATCTACTCCGGCTTCGGCGGCCAGCTGGACTTCATCCGGGGGGCGGCAAGGAGCGAGGGAGGAAAGCCCATCATCGCCCTGCCCTCCACGGCCAAGGGCCAAAGCCGCATCGTCCCCTACCTCAAGCCGGGGGCGGGGGTGGTCACCACCCGGGCGGACGTGCACTACGTGGTCACGGAGTGGGGCGTGGCCGAGCTCTTCGGCCGCTCCCTAAGGGAAAGGGCCAAGGCCCTCATCGCCATCGCCCACCCGGACTTCCGCGAGGCCCTCCTCCAAGGCGCCTGGGAGCGGGGCCTCCTCCCCCGGGGCTACCCCGGCGTGGACCTGAAAGGGCTGGAGGGGAAGCACGGGAGGCCGTAA
- a CDS encoding alanine dehydrogenase → MEFGVPKERSGREIPERRVPLTPQGVRELVASGHRVYVERGAGEGAGFPDKAYEEAGARLVGREEAFGRPQVVLKVARPTLEEVGLMRKNAVLMAFLHLAVAESPLVEAMAQKGLTAIGYELVGEEGRRPVLKAMSEIAGRMAPQLAGRLLEAPQGPGILLSGLVGIPPADVVVLGAGVLGRAAARAFLGAGASVHLLDRALPPLEEAAREAPGAITALVTQDRLERYVAFADVLVGAVAVPGERTPLLLTRSLLARMRPGSVLLDFAIDQGGVSETSRPGIYQEMGVTHFCLPNVPALVPRTASHALTATLLPFLLRMADDPLALPELRQGAYLLFGEKGGHLE, encoded by the coding sequence ATGGAATTCGGCGTGCCCAAAGAACGGTCGGGCCGGGAGATCCCGGAAAGGCGGGTCCCCCTCACGCCCCAGGGGGTGCGGGAGCTCGTCGCCTCGGGGCACCGGGTCTACGTGGAGCGGGGCGCGGGGGAGGGGGCGGGCTTTCCCGACAAGGCCTACGAGGAAGCGGGGGCCAGGCTCGTGGGCCGGGAGGAGGCCTTCGGCCGCCCCCAGGTGGTGCTCAAGGTGGCCCGCCCCACCCTCGAGGAGGTGGGGCTCATGCGCAAAAACGCCGTCCTCATGGCCTTCCTCCACCTGGCGGTGGCGGAAAGCCCCCTGGTGGAAGCCATGGCCCAAAAGGGCCTCACCGCCATCGGCTACGAGCTGGTGGGCGAGGAGGGCCGCCGCCCCGTCCTAAAGGCCATGAGCGAGATCGCCGGGCGCATGGCCCCCCAGCTCGCCGGGCGGCTCCTCGAGGCCCCTCAGGGCCCGGGCATCCTCCTCTCCGGCCTGGTGGGCATCCCCCCGGCGGACGTGGTCGTCCTGGGGGCGGGGGTTTTGGGCCGGGCGGCGGCGCGGGCCTTTCTGGGCGCGGGGGCCTCGGTCCACCTCCTGGACCGGGCCCTTCCCCCGCTGGAGGAGGCCGCCCGGGAGGCCCCGGGGGCCATCACCGCCCTCGTCACCCAGGACCGCCTGGAGCGCTACGTGGCCTTCGCCGACGTCCTGGTGGGGGCGGTGGCCGTCCCCGGGGAGCGCACCCCCCTTCTCCTCACCCGCAGCCTCCTCGCCCGCATGCGCCCCGGAAGCGTCCTCCTGGACTTCGCCATAGACCAGGGGGGCGTCTCGGAAACCAGCCGCCCCGGGATCTACCAGGAGATGGGCGTCACCCACTTCTGCCTCCCCAACGTCCCCGCCCTCGTCCCCCGCACCGCAAGCCACGCCCTCACCGCCACCCTCTTGCCCTTCCTGCTGCGGATGGCGGACGACCCCCTGGCCCTTCCCGAGCTCCGCCAGGGGGCCTACCTCCTCTTCGGCGAGAAAGGAGGCCACCTAGAATGA
- a CDS encoding TatD family hydrolase, protein MTDTHAHLDFLEPEELAEAIAHLPTLRAVLTLGVDPTRWEKTLSLAQGNVYAAVGLHPTSAHLLSPEVEEALRHYARSERVRAIGETGLDYYWTPETRAAQLKALDFQAALAEAMGLPLVLHVRSKDGKAEEDLAAWLLLHRPKRVVLHAYGGHPALEAAGLEVGAYFSFAGPLTYRKNAALREAAARLPEDRLLVETDTPFLPPEPFRGRRNRPHYVRFTLEKLAEARGLAFAEAEALTDRNARVCFGWP, encoded by the coding sequence GTGACCGACACCCACGCCCACCTGGACTTCCTGGAACCCGAGGAGCTCGCCGAGGCCATAGCCCACCTCCCCACCCTGCGGGCCGTGCTCACCCTGGGGGTGGACCCAACCCGCTGGGAGAAGACCCTAAGCCTGGCCCAAGGGAACGTCTACGCCGCGGTGGGCCTCCACCCCACGAGCGCCCACCTCCTCTCCCCCGAGGTGGAGGAGGCCCTCCGCCACTACGCCCGAAGCGAGCGGGTGCGGGCCATCGGGGAGACGGGCCTGGACTACTACTGGACCCCGGAGACCAGGGCCGCCCAGCTCAAGGCCCTGGACTTCCAGGCGGCCCTGGCGGAGGCCATGGGCCTTCCCCTGGTCCTCCACGTGCGGAGCAAGGACGGCAAGGCCGAGGAGGACCTGGCCGCCTGGCTCCTCCTCCACCGGCCCAAGCGGGTCGTCCTCCACGCCTACGGGGGCCACCCCGCCCTGGAGGCGGCGGGCCTGGAGGTGGGGGCCTACTTCAGCTTCGCCGGGCCCCTCACCTACAGGAAAAACGCCGCCCTGCGCGAGGCCGCGGCCCGGCTCCCCGAGGACAGGCTCCTGGTGGAAACCGACACCCCCTTCCTCCCCCCGGAGCCCTTCCGGGGCAGGCGGAACCGCCCCCACTACGTGCGCTTCACCCTGGAGAAGCTCGCGGAGGCGCGGGGCCTGGCCTTCGCCGAGGCGGAAGCCCTCACCGACCGGAACGCCCGGGTATGCTTTGGGTGGCCATGA